A window from Prinia subflava isolate CZ2003 ecotype Zambia chromosome Z, Cam_Psub_1.2, whole genome shotgun sequence encodes these proteins:
- the PLIN2 gene encoding perilipin-2 isoform X1 codes for MALAAIDPQQNVVSRVANLPLVSSTYDMVSTAYITTKDNHPYLKSVCEIAEKGVKTITSVAVTSAMPIIQKLEPQIVVANNYACIGLDKIEERLPILNQPTDKVVANAKDVVVGAREAVTTTVTGAKETVAHTITGVVGKTKEAVQDSVEMTKSVVSGSINTVLGSRVVQMVSSTVDSALTKSETLVDQYLPLTEAELEKEAANIEGFEVGVQKPSYYVRLGSLSSKVRTRAYQQALNKVRDAKQKSQETISQLHYTVSLIEYARKNMNSANKKLLGAQEKLYQSWVEWKKNTGQNDGDDLRSAEHIESRTLAIARSLTQQLQTTCLTLVSSLQGLPQNVQDQVYSVGSMAGDVYQSFRSASSFQELSDSFIAASKGQLKKMKESLDDVMDYLVNNTPLNWLVPDFTITDLSSESDDVPDILDLDEEEEQDFSRTNGPYTTGQRAE; via the exons ATGGCATTGGCAGCAATTGATCCACAGCAG AATGTTGTATCGAGGGTTGCCAACCTTCCTTTGGTGAGCTCCACCTATGATATGGTGTCCACAGCTTACATCACCACAAAAGATAACCATCCTTATCTGAAGTCAGTATGTGAGATAGCAGAGAAAGGAGTGAAGACGATCACATCAGTAGCCGTGACAAGTGCTATGCCTATCATTCAGAAACTGGAACCACAAA ttgTAGTTGCCAACAACTATGCTTGTATAGGTCTAGACAAAATTGAAGAGAGACTGCCTATACTGAATCAACCCACCGACAAG GTTGTTGCCAATGCCAAGGATGTGGTTGTTGGAGCCAGAGAAGCTGTAACAACCACTGTGACTGGTGCCAAGGAAACTGTTGCTCACACGATCACTGGAGTTGTGGGCAAGACTAAAGAAGCAGTGCAAGACAGTGTAGAAATGACCAAATCAGTTGTCAGTGGCAGCATTAACACTGTCCTGGGAAGTCGTGTGGTGCAAATGGTGAGCAGCACTGTGGACAGTGCTCTCACAAAATCAGAGACCCTTGTAGACCAGTATCTTCCACTTACAGAAGCAGAACTAG AGAAAGAAGCTGCAAACATTGAAGGCTTTGAAGTTGGAGTCCAAAAGCCAAGTTACTATGTTAGACTAGGATCCCTGTCTTCAAAGGTCCGCACACGTGCCTACCAGCAAGCCTTAAACAAAGTTAGAGATGCTAAACAGAAAAGCCAGGAGACAATCTCTCAGCTCCACTACACTGTTAGTCTG ATCGAGTATGCCAGAAAGAACATGAATAGTGCCAATAAGAAACTTCTTGGTGCTCAGGAAAAGCTTTATCAATCCTGGGtagaatggaagaaaaatacaggCCAAAATGATGGTGATGACCTGCGTAGTGCTGAG CACATTGAGTCAAGAACTCTAGCTATTGCACGGAGCCTCACTCAGCAGCTTCAGACCACCTGCCTCACACTGGTCTCAAGCCTACAAGGGCTGCCACAGAATGTACAGGATCAGGTTTACAGTGTTGGGTCAATGGCAGGTGATGTCTACCAGAGCTTTCGGTCAGCATCCTCCTTCCAAGAATTATCAGACAGCTTTATTGCAGCTAGCAAAGGacagctgaagaaaatgaaggagTCTCTGGATGATGTGATGGATTATCTTGTTAACAACACACCACTCAACTGGCTG
- the PLIN2 gene encoding perilipin-2 isoform X3 — translation MALAAIDPQQNVVSRVANLPLVSSTYDMVSTAYITTKDNHPYLKSVCEIAEKGVKTITSVAVTSAMPIIQKLEPQIVVANNYACIGLDKIEERLPILNQPTDKVVANAKDVVVGAREAVTTTVTGAKETVAHTITGVVGKTKEAVQDSVEMTKSVVSGSINTVLGSRVVQMVSSTVDSALTKSETLVDQYLPLTEAELEKEAANIEGFEVGVQKPSYYVRLGSLSSKVRTRAYQQALNKVRDAKQKSQETISQLHYTVSLHIESRTLAIARSLTQQLQTTCLTLVSSLQGLPQNVQDQVYSVGSMAGDVYQSFRSASSFQELSDSFIAASKGQLKKMKESLDDVMDYLVNNTPLNWLVGPFYPELPGIQHAESEGEGEESSSQKDKQPEHTTE, via the exons ATGGCATTGGCAGCAATTGATCCACAGCAG AATGTTGTATCGAGGGTTGCCAACCTTCCTTTGGTGAGCTCCACCTATGATATGGTGTCCACAGCTTACATCACCACAAAAGATAACCATCCTTATCTGAAGTCAGTATGTGAGATAGCAGAGAAAGGAGTGAAGACGATCACATCAGTAGCCGTGACAAGTGCTATGCCTATCATTCAGAAACTGGAACCACAAA ttgTAGTTGCCAACAACTATGCTTGTATAGGTCTAGACAAAATTGAAGAGAGACTGCCTATACTGAATCAACCCACCGACAAG GTTGTTGCCAATGCCAAGGATGTGGTTGTTGGAGCCAGAGAAGCTGTAACAACCACTGTGACTGGTGCCAAGGAAACTGTTGCTCACACGATCACTGGAGTTGTGGGCAAGACTAAAGAAGCAGTGCAAGACAGTGTAGAAATGACCAAATCAGTTGTCAGTGGCAGCATTAACACTGTCCTGGGAAGTCGTGTGGTGCAAATGGTGAGCAGCACTGTGGACAGTGCTCTCACAAAATCAGAGACCCTTGTAGACCAGTATCTTCCACTTACAGAAGCAGAACTAG AGAAAGAAGCTGCAAACATTGAAGGCTTTGAAGTTGGAGTCCAAAAGCCAAGTTACTATGTTAGACTAGGATCCCTGTCTTCAAAGGTCCGCACACGTGCCTACCAGCAAGCCTTAAACAAAGTTAGAGATGCTAAACAGAAAAGCCAGGAGACAATCTCTCAGCTCCACTACACTGTTAGTCTG CACATTGAGTCAAGAACTCTAGCTATTGCACGGAGCCTCACTCAGCAGCTTCAGACCACCTGCCTCACACTGGTCTCAAGCCTACAAGGGCTGCCACAGAATGTACAGGATCAGGTTTACAGTGTTGGGTCAATGGCAGGTGATGTCTACCAGAGCTTTCGGTCAGCATCCTCCTTCCAAGAATTATCAGACAGCTTTATTGCAGCTAGCAAAGGacagctgaagaaaatgaaggagTCTCTGGATGATGTGATGGATTATCTTGTTAACAACACACCACTCAACTGGCTGGTAGGTCCCTTTTACCCAGAACTGCCTGGCATTCAGCATGCTGAAAGCGAAGGTGAAGGGGAGGAAAGTTCCAGCCAGAAAGACAAACAGCCTGAACACACTACTGAGTAA